The DNA segment ccatccatccccctTTTATTAAAGAAAGAACAGATGTTTGGGTCAATGAATACTCCCCAGCAGGGAACAATGTCTACTTAGAACTTAATATCTTTgtttacattctttttcttttcatgttttacCTTCTATTTATGGCAAGTGATATGGTTTTCCATTTACAGAAGTGATACAAAAAATagattgcttttaaaataagtttattaaGCAAATAGTAAACCAACTTAAAGAAGAATACAAAGTAAATAATACTACAGGTGTTAAATTGATATGGCAGAAATCCTAATATTCATGACTTAAGTTTGGGAAATCAGACTCCTGAGGAATGGAAACTTCTTCCCTTCTCCCCAACCCCTGGCTCTTCTCCCAAAAGAGAGGTCAACTGATACAGATGGCTTGCTATAGGGCCAAGGACATTTTGGTGCTCCATTTCTATGGTTGAAGCATTGTAAGTAATCCAGTCCTGGGGCTAATCTTTCTCTGGACTGCTCCAGCAAGTTGGGAGGGAAGATGGCCAGAGGCTGCATTTGGGGAGCTGCCTTGCCCTGTGACAGTGTTCTTTGCCACAGTGGATCAAACTCAGATCTCCCTGGCATGGGCCTGCCTCACCCTGGAGGGTAAGATTCAGAGGGCTGAGAGATGTTGGCCTTAATAGGACAGGCTGCCCTTTGGTCTTTGTTGACTGGAGGTCCCACCTGCAGGCACAGGAGGGCCTCTCTAGCTTGGCTCACAAGATTCCCTGTTGTGAGTAGGGGGTCAAAGTCACAGTTCATATGCAATAAAATGCTCCTTGGCctggtttttatgtttttctggaggctctgggaagcTGGCATCCTGTCATCTGTTAGCAAGACTGACACTCATCTTCCCCCACTCATCTGTGCTTTGGCAGCCATGGGGACCCCTTCACTCTGACACAGGTATCTTAGAGCATGCTGAAGGAAGGTGGAAGCTGCTGCATTGATGCCATTTCCTTCCTGTCTGGTGTCTCAAGTTTTAACATGGAGTGAGATCTTGGAGGCTTCTGGCCAGAGTTGGTCCTACCTCCAGTTCTCTGCACACAACCCCAGCAGTCAAGCAGAAGCCCCTCTGGTCTCTCCAGCAGCACAGGCTCCATCCACACCCAGACTGTCCAGACCCAGACTGGGAAATTGAAATCCAGACATAAAAGTCCTGGGAGGGGCATTTTTCTTTGTGGGGCCTCAGGTATCAGCTTGGGTTCATAGGCAGGAACCTCAGGGTCTTAAGGTCTCAGAGGGACCCTCTGAGGTAAGGCCTTCTTCAGGGGTCTCTGGGAGACCAGTCCTCCAGGCCCTGGGGATTCAGAACCCCACAGTCGTCCGATCTTCGCGCCTCCAGAAAGCTGAGATCTGCTCCAGAGTGACCCGAGGCTGGAGGCGCCACTCAGGATCagggcttcctggctgctgcctcCGGGTCTGGGGGTTCCCCAAATATGTTATGACTTCTGGCCTCTGTTCAGGCTCAGCCCAGCTTAccaggcctggggcctgggccctCTCCTCCCAGAAGGTGCTGTAGGCTGGAGCCTGGGATGGGGTCTGGGGGACcagggagctgggaggagagTGTGGGGCTGGAGCCTGAGGTGGGGTCTGGGAGACCAAGGAACTGGGAGGGGAGTGTGGGACTaaaggggcaggtggggctgtTGCTCGGGCTTCTAAGGTGCCCTGGGGTGTGGCAGGGTCTGGGGCCCGGTCCATCAGCAGGGGCACGGCAGAACCATACCAGTCCTCAAAGCGCTCTCGGGCAGTGCCCGTGGGCTCAATCCACAGCTCTCCTCCAGGGCGCCAGACTAGGGTGGGTGCGTAGCTCCTGCGGTCTGGGCGCAGAGAGCGGCGAAACAGGCGTTCAGCCAACACAGCTGTAGTTACCAGGAAGAGGGCAGCTAGGGAGGCCAGGGCCAGCATGATGGGGACACAGGGCCCGCAGGGCAGCAGAGGCCAGGAAAGCGGCTCCGACACAGAGGGCTCCATGTGCGCAGAAGGCTGTACTGGAGTCAAAGGCATCTGGAGGGACAGGGGTCAGGAGAAGAAGGAAATGAGACAGGGGCAGCACAGCCTAGAAATAGACCTGGGCAGAAGAGCCAAGGGGACCTAGAACGGCAGGAGAGAATCAGATGGTGGGAGAGAGAGGGGGCTGCCTCACCCGCAGACAGGCCTTCTGTTCaggctgcccagcccctttcaGTAGCCCATTCCCCTCCCAGACCCCAGGGTTCCTCAGACAAAACTCTAAGGGCCCCAGAGGCTTCTTTCCCCAGACTGGGCCTTGCTCAGTCTCCCTAGGAAGTGGTGGGTGAGTTAAGGAGCACCACCCCTCCGACGCCCACCCCTGCGCCTGTCCCCCTCCCGCCGCCTTGCTGGCACCTTGAAGGCACCTGTGCCCTCGCAGCTCCCCTGGAGTTGGGCTTGCTCTCCGCAGGCTCCACGAGTTTGCTGCTGTACCCCGCTCGGGTGTCACCTCCGCCTCTCGTGGTGCCTTCTCTGGCCACCGGCTCCCAGAGTATCTCTCTGCCTCCGTCCCTGTGCCCGCCTGCAGGGGCCTCCCTGGCAACAGTCAGCCTGCGCCCCTCTGCCCCTTCAGAGGTGCTCTCCCGGGCCTGCCTGCCAGGAGAGCACAGGGCAGGAGCCTCAGCTGAGAGCGGAAGGAGGCCAAGACCTGTTGCTATGCAACTGTGCCTACTCCCCTGCCCCTGCGGAGTGTTTCCAAGGCAACCTGAGGGATGTGGTCACTGCGGTGGGGAGGCGTTTCCTGGTGAGAGGTGGGGCCAGAATGGGCAGTGTTTCTGTTGAACTGTTTTTCACCCACAGCAGGCCCCAGGTCCCAGAATACTCATTGGAGGCCAAGACACACAGGCCAGTGGGCTTCCAGAACCCCAAAGCCCTTGGCTCTGCCTGCTCCCTGTGACTGCATCCCTGTCTTGCCCAATGGGTTCCACTGACCTActgctgcccccagcccccacagcTATCCCTCATGATCCAGCCTTCTCCATACTTTTCATGAATGAACATCTCCTAGACTTTTAGACCCATTTAGCCCTGGGTTTTGGTTGGAAAGTATCTGTGAGGTGAAGCGTGAATAGCAACAATGTCAGGCCTCTGGGAGGAGTCCAGGGTGTAAAAACAGGCTTAGGcccatcactttaataccaaaaccaaacaaagacactacaaaaaaacaaaattttagatcaatatctctgatgaacatagatgcaaattcttgaacaaaacaccagcaaaccaaatccaaatatACATAAGAAGGagattcataaatcaatcaatgtcatacatcacattaacaaaaaagaaggataaaaaccacatgatcatttcagtagatgctgaaaaaacaattgacaaaattcaacatccattcatgataaaaactcaaccaaatgggtatggagggcaagtacctcaacatacttaaggccgtatatgacaaacccacacctaagatcatactcaatggcaaaaagctaaaagcttttcctctaagatcaggaacaagacaaggatgtccactctcaccacttttattcaacatagtactggaggtcctagccacagcaatcacacaacacaaagagacaaaaggcatccagattggtaaggaagaagttaaactgtcactatgtgcaaACAACATGATGCTGTATATAGAAACCCTAAAACTCTACCAAAACCCAtgaatattagaactaataactggattcagcaaagtttcaggaaataaattaacacacagaaatctgctgcattcttgTATAccaataacaaactagcagaaagagaaatcaggaaaacaactcaatcTATGACTGcctcacaaagaataaaatacctaggaataaacctaatcaaggaggtgacagacatatactctgaaaactatatgacacccatgaaagaaatttaaaaagatacaaataagtggaaatctatcccatgctcatggataggaagaattaatattgtcaaaatggccattcagcccaaagcaatttacagattcaatgcaatcactatcaaaataccaatgatatttctcaatgaactagagcaaataatcctaaaattcatatggaaccacaaaagactctaaatagccaaaacaatcctgagaaagaagaacaaaggtggggGATTATGcactctgacttcaagctatactgcaaagcttaagtaatcaaaacagtatggtactggcacaagaacagacccatagatcaatggtaGAGAGCCCAACTATAAACCcatgaatatatggtcaattaatatatgataaaggagccacaaatatacaacggggaaagacagtttcttcaataactggtgttgggaaaactggacagctacatgtaagagaatgaaactgaattattgtctaactccatacacaaaattaaactcaaaattgaccaaagacttaaatgtaagacatgaaaccataaaactcttagaagagaacagacaaaatatcttgaacataagcatgagcaattttttcctgcacatatctccttgggcaaggaaaacaaaataaaaaatgaacaagtgggactacatcaaactaaaaaagcttctgtacagcaaaggacaccaccaaaagaacaaaaaggtgaCCTACAgttatggaaaatatatttgtaaaccatatcCAATAAGGGctaacatccaagatatataaagaactcataaatctaacaccaaaaaatcaaataacccaattaaaaaatgggtggaggacctgagaagacatttttccaaagaagaaatccatatggccaacagacacatgaaaagatgcttcacatcatgaaacatcaggaaaatgcaaatcaaaaccacaatgagatatcatctcacaccagttataatggccaccatccaaaagacaagaaataacaagtgttggtgaggatttggagaaaaaggaaacctcctacactgttggtgggaatgtaaattggtacacccactgtggaaagtagtatggagggtcttcaaaaactaaaagaaatatcttatgatccaataattccacttttaggaatttacccaaagagaacaaaatctatgatttgaaaagatatatgcacccctaatgcttactgccacattatttacaacagccaagataaggaagcaaccaaagtgtccattaatagttgaaaggataaagaagttgtggtatatatacacaatggaatattattcagccatttaaaaaaatcctgccatttgtgacaacatggatgaacctagagggtattatgctaagtgaaataagccaggcagagaaagacaaataccatatgatttcacttatttgtggaatacagaaacaaaaaagaaaagagaaaatagcagtagactcatacacactgagaagtgactggtggttaccatggggcaggggttgggtagggagggtgagggggataaaagggcacaaaaattctcaatcatagtataagttggtcacagggatggtagtacaacatggagaatatagccaatgattctgtagcatctttctttgttgagagATAGTTACCAgactagtgggggtgagggtgaggatttaataacatgggtaactgttgaaccactttgTTGTATATtcgaaaccaatgtaagattgtatatcaatgaaacttcaataaaaaaaagaactttccTCCATCTTTCTGATCACTTTTTTTTACCTAATTCTAAGTTCGGAAGACTGTAAATGTTCTCTGATCTTTTCTTATTTGATAATGAGCATAGATAGgtttaaaaattgaattagaagtttaaaaaacaaacaaacaaaatcaaacaggTTTAGGCCAGACTCCAAGAGCCTGGACAGCTGCCCTCCAGGCTCCTTTCTCCTGGTGCTGAGGGAGGTGCCTGGGAGCTAGAAGGGTGTGACAGAATGTCATCAGTGGCtggagtccttccagagattcctAGCTTGACTCAGTCACTGACAGATGACAAGTGAGTCCTAAATAAGGGAAGGgtcctgcccaaagtcacacaagcCATATATGCAGGAGGAACAGGGGAAGTGTTGATACAAGTTCCTGGTCTGGCAAGCAGCCTGACCACAACACAACCCTTACTaagcattaatattttatttttcaaaatgacagCCAATTAATGtgaaaaccaacaaaaatatGTTGAAATGTTAGTGTATTATAAAAGATGGTCACAAGGGCAGCCTGACTCAGATTGCTCTGTCCTGGTGGTTTTGAGGAAAGAGTCAGAAGGAGCAAAATCTGTAGTGTGGGCTGGAAGTAGGTGAAAACGGAGAGTCCTGAGGCTCTGAGCCTTATACAGAGAACTGACGTGATTTAAACTTGATGAGATTATAAGCTTTAAAATAAAACCTGAACTTAATACCActggacacttaaaaatggttaagatggtatatTTTGTTATCTCTATTTACAACTAAAAAgggcttttaaaaaatccaaataaacaaagaaggacattacataatgataaaggggtcagtccaacaagaggatataaccattataaatatctatgcacccaacacaggagcacctgcatatgtgaaacaaatactaacagaattaaaggaggaaatagaatgcaatgcattcattttaggagacttcaacacaccactcactccaaaggacagatcaaccaaacaggaaataattaaggacacagaggcactgaataacacaccagaacagatggacctaatagacatctacagaactctacacccaaaagaaaaaggatacacattcttctcaactgcacatggaacattttccagaacagatcatatcctaggccacaaaaagagcctcagtaaattaaaaaacattgaaattctaccaaccaacttcttagatcacaaaggtataaaactagaaataaattgtacaaagaaaacaaaaaggcttacaaacacatggaagcttagcaacatgctcctaaataatcactggatgaatgagcaaataaaaacagagatcaagcaatatatggagacaaatgaaaacaacagcacaataccccaacttctgtgggactcaacGAAGGCAGTTcaatgaggaaagtatatagcaatccaggcctatttaaagatggaagaacaatcccaaatgaatagtctaaattcacaattattcaaactgaagaagaaaaacaaatgaggcccaaattcagcagaaggagggacataataaagatcagagaagaaataaataaagttgagaagaataaaacaatagaaaaaaattaatgaaaccaagagctggtttttgagaaaataaacaaaatagataaactactagccagacttattaagagaaaaagagaatctacacatataaacagaatcagaaataagaaaggaaaaatcatgatggacaacacagaaatacaaagaattattagagaatatgatgaaaatctatatgctaacaaactggataacctagaagaaatggacaattttctagaaaaatacaaccttccaagactgacccaggaagaaacagaaaatctaaacagaccaa comes from the Manis pentadactyla isolate mManPen7 chromosome 10, mManPen7.hap1, whole genome shotgun sequence genome and includes:
- the C10H16orf54 gene encoding transmembrane protein C16orf54 homolog, whose product is MPLTPVQPSAHMEPSVSEPLSWPLLPCGPCVPIMLALASLAALFLVTTAVLAERLFRRSLRPDRRSYAPTLVWRPGGELWIEPTGTARERFEDWYGSAVPLLMDRAPDPATPQGTLEARATAPPAPLVPHSPPSSLVSQTPPQAPAPHSPPSSLVPQTPSQAPAYSTFWEERAQAPGLVSWAEPEQRPEVITYLGNPQTRRQQPGSPDPEWRLQPRVTLEQISAFWRREDRTTVGF